One part of the Prunus persica cultivar Lovell chromosome G5, Prunus_persica_NCBIv2, whole genome shotgun sequence genome encodes these proteins:
- the LOC18776987 gene encoding deoxycytidylate deaminase isoform X1: MNSRELALVSTATVFGALASALACRFLLSNPKKQSTKLDSSENGPVPRKYSSQSPFDPSKRKGYLSWDDYFMAIAFLSAERSKDPNRQVGACLVSENGVILGIGYNGFPRGCSDDKLPWAKKSRTGDPLETKYPYVCHAEVNAILNTNHASPAGQRLYVTMFPCNECAKIIIQSGVSEVIYFVEKQLNNPDVAYIASHKLLSLAGVKVCLSMYTCCVKNWSGNINHA, from the exons ATGAACTCTCGCGAGCTCGCTCTGGTCTCCACGGCCACTGTTTTCGGGGCCTTGGCCTCTGCGCTCGCTTGCCGCTTCTTACTTTCAAACCCTAAAAAGCAGTCTACCAAGCTTGATTCGTCTGAAAACGGCCCCGTCCCCAGGAAATACTCTTCTCAGAGCCCATTTGACCCCTCAAAACGCAAAGG ATATTTGTCATGGGATGATTATTTCATGGCAATTGCATTTTTATCAGCTGAAAGATCCAAAGACCCTAACAGGCAG GTTGGAGCATGCTTGGTGAGTGAAAATGGGGTAATTCTAG GAATTGGGTATAATGGGTTCCCAAGAGGTTGTTCGGATGACAAGCTTCCTTGGGCAAAG AAATCCAGAACTGGGGATCCTTTGGAGACAAAGTATCC TTATGTTTGTCATGCTGAAGTCAATGCTATCCTAAACACCAACCATGCTTCTCCTGCTGGACAG AGGCTTTATGTGACCATGTTCCCCTGCAACGAGTGTGCCAAAATAATCATTCAG TCAGGAGTCTCTGaagttatatattttgtgGAAAAGCAGTTAAATAATCCAGATGTTGCCTACATTGCTTCTCACAAACTACTTTCATTGGCTGGTGTGAAA GTGTGTTTGTCCATGTACACATGCTGTGTGAAAAATTG GTCAGGAAACATCAACCACGCATGA
- the LOC18775886 gene encoding TITAN-like protein isoform X1, protein MPEKNKKKRYEFEYCVVCKLNHNQGPSHKYIPGHTKSLSTFLSRFQDKLSDVRFFLQNPTPFRPELASRNRLWCVFCDTDIDELDSSFACSNAINHLASAEHLKNLKHFLWKYGGGMDRLDTFRISEDDLAMWEKKCKSLKNEAVPCGEKSRGPTFGPSNDIHNELKYGIIDTFENNSNSSFSNGVMPLLFHTNEHQVSHSGPPQVTNVGCFPQDVATSSLHGETCSGIYSINSKGLTVSSSTQHSFISNGRKCSADGYFSNERMSEVYQHERMTKGLSSSPGFQNLTQISSTCSKEASGNVHSGAPPPWLEADEEIQFTVPPKPASGTRISLSNKSRKSKKLNPKRVGAAWAERRKREMEMEKRGEIVKSDCDANWLPNFGRVWQSGSRKESRKEFELEKQKLPKVESEFEMPIKIQPYVSKRMRTNESE, encoded by the exons ATGCCggagaagaataagaagaagaggTACGAATTCGAGTACTGCGTGGTTTGCAAGCTGAATCACAACCAAGGCCCGAGCCACAAGTACATACCGGGCCATACCAAGTCCCTCTCTACCTTCCTCTCTCGGTTCCAGGACAAGCTCTCCGACGTCCGCTTCTTTCTCCAAAACCCTACCCCTTTCCGCCCCGAACTCGCCTCTCGCAATCGCCTGTGGTGCGTCTTCTGCGACACCGACATTGACGAGCTAGATAGCTCCTTCGCTTG TAGTAATGCAATTAATCACCTTGCAAGTgctgaacatctgaagaatttGAAGCATTTTTTGTGGAAATATGGCGGAGGAATGGATCGACTTGATACATTTAGAATATCGGAAGATGACCTTGCTATG TGGGAGAAGAAGTGCAAATCATTGAAGAATGAAGCTGTGCCCTGCGGGGAAAAATCTCGAGGACCAACGTTTGGACCTTCAAATGATATCCATAATGAACTGAAATATGGAATTATagatacttttgaaaataatagtAATTCAAGTTTTTCAAATGGTGTTATGCCTTTACTATTTCATACAAATGAGCATCAGGTATCCCATTCAGGACCCCCTCAAGTTACAAATGTTGGCTGCTTTCCTCAAGACGTGGCTACCTCTTCTTTACACGGGGAAACATGTTCTGGTATATATTCCATAAATTCAAAAGGTTTAACCG TTAGCAGCAGTACCCAACATTCTTTTATTTCTAATGGTAGAAAGTGCTCAGCTGATGGTTATTTCAGTAATGAAAGG ATGAGCGAGGTGTATCAGCATGAAAGAATGACAAAAGGACTGAGCAGTTCTCCGG GTTTTCAGAATCTCACACAAATATCTTCCACGTGTTCTAAAGAGGCTAGTGGAAATGTGCATTCTGGGGCACCTCCTCCTTGGCTTGAAGCAGATGAAGAAATTCAGTTTACTGTTCCACCGAAACCAGCTTCAGGTACCCGTATCTCTCTGTCAAATAAGTCGAGGAagtccaagaaattgaacCCAAAACGAGTGGGAGCAGCTTGggcagaaagaagaaagagggagatggagatggagaaAAGAGGGGAGATTGTCAAGAGTGACTGTGATGCTAATTGGCTCCCTAATTTTGGTAGAGTGTGGCAATCTGGTAGCCGAAAAGAGTCCAGAAAAGAATTTGAGTTggagaaacaaaaattaccTAAGGTTGAAAGTGAATTTGAGATGCCAATTAAGATACAGCCTTACGTCAGCAAACGGATG CGAACAAATGAGAGTGAATGA
- the LOC18775886 gene encoding TITAN-like protein isoform X2, with the protein MPEKNKKKRYEFEYCVVCKLNHNQGPSHKYIPGHTKSLSTFLSRFQDKLSDVRFFLQNPTPFRPELASRNRLWCVFCDTDIDELDSSFACNAINHLASAEHLKNLKHFLWKYGGGMDRLDTFRISEDDLAMWEKKCKSLKNEAVPCGEKSRGPTFGPSNDIHNELKYGIIDTFENNSNSSFSNGVMPLLFHTNEHQVSHSGPPQVTNVGCFPQDVATSSLHGETCSGIYSINSKGLTVSSSTQHSFISNGRKCSADGYFSNERMSEVYQHERMTKGLSSSPGFQNLTQISSTCSKEASGNVHSGAPPPWLEADEEIQFTVPPKPASGTRISLSNKSRKSKKLNPKRVGAAWAERRKREMEMEKRGEIVKSDCDANWLPNFGRVWQSGSRKESRKEFELEKQKLPKVESEFEMPIKIQPYVSKRMRTNESE; encoded by the exons ATGCCggagaagaataagaagaagaggTACGAATTCGAGTACTGCGTGGTTTGCAAGCTGAATCACAACCAAGGCCCGAGCCACAAGTACATACCGGGCCATACCAAGTCCCTCTCTACCTTCCTCTCTCGGTTCCAGGACAAGCTCTCCGACGTCCGCTTCTTTCTCCAAAACCCTACCCCTTTCCGCCCCGAACTCGCCTCTCGCAATCGCCTGTGGTGCGTCTTCTGCGACACCGACATTGACGAGCTAGATAGCTCCTTCGCTTG TAATGCAATTAATCACCTTGCAAGTgctgaacatctgaagaatttGAAGCATTTTTTGTGGAAATATGGCGGAGGAATGGATCGACTTGATACATTTAGAATATCGGAAGATGACCTTGCTATG TGGGAGAAGAAGTGCAAATCATTGAAGAATGAAGCTGTGCCCTGCGGGGAAAAATCTCGAGGACCAACGTTTGGACCTTCAAATGATATCCATAATGAACTGAAATATGGAATTATagatacttttgaaaataatagtAATTCAAGTTTTTCAAATGGTGTTATGCCTTTACTATTTCATACAAATGAGCATCAGGTATCCCATTCAGGACCCCCTCAAGTTACAAATGTTGGCTGCTTTCCTCAAGACGTGGCTACCTCTTCTTTACACGGGGAAACATGTTCTGGTATATATTCCATAAATTCAAAAGGTTTAACCG TTAGCAGCAGTACCCAACATTCTTTTATTTCTAATGGTAGAAAGTGCTCAGCTGATGGTTATTTCAGTAATGAAAGG ATGAGCGAGGTGTATCAGCATGAAAGAATGACAAAAGGACTGAGCAGTTCTCCGG GTTTTCAGAATCTCACACAAATATCTTCCACGTGTTCTAAAGAGGCTAGTGGAAATGTGCATTCTGGGGCACCTCCTCCTTGGCTTGAAGCAGATGAAGAAATTCAGTTTACTGTTCCACCGAAACCAGCTTCAGGTACCCGTATCTCTCTGTCAAATAAGTCGAGGAagtccaagaaattgaacCCAAAACGAGTGGGAGCAGCTTGggcagaaagaagaaagagggagatggagatggagaaAAGAGGGGAGATTGTCAAGAGTGACTGTGATGCTAATTGGCTCCCTAATTTTGGTAGAGTGTGGCAATCTGGTAGCCGAAAAGAGTCCAGAAAAGAATTTGAGTTggagaaacaaaaattaccTAAGGTTGAAAGTGAATTTGAGATGCCAATTAAGATACAGCCTTACGTCAGCAAACGGATG CGAACAAATGAGAGTGAATGA
- the LOC18775777 gene encoding F-box protein At1g67340, with protein sequence MTMMTLHRKKLKSSRRTTAKSDFFDGLPDDLVVFILCKLSSSASSPSDLINILITCKRLNRLGLHSVVLSKAGPKAFAIRAKNWSDSAHRFLKQCVSAGNIEACYTLGMIRFYSLQNRGSGASLMAKAAMRSHAPALYSLAVVQFNGSGGSKKEKDLRAGVALCARAASLGHVDALRELGHCLQDGYGVKQNVAEGRRLLVQANARELASVLRSATWRSHHYQHLYACLTGLVSCPLLSDFGCNVPAPELHPANRFLKEWFGSGRAISGQGMRLCSHVGCGRPETRPHEFRRCSVCGTVNYCSRGCQALDWKLRHKVKCKPIERWLGVDGELGGLVEGGDGENVAVG encoded by the exons ATGACGATGATGACGCTGCACAGAAAAAAGCTCAAAAGCTCGCGAAGAACCACTGCCAAGTCAGATTTCTTCGACGGCTTACCGGACGATCTCGTCGTCTTCATCCTCTGCAAGCTCAGCTCCTCCGCCTCTTCACCGTCCGATCTCATCAACATCCTCATCAC gtGTAAAAGATTGAATCGCTTGGGGCTTCACTCTGTGGTATTATCCAAAGCCGGTCCCAAAGCATTTGCTATCAGAGCCAAGAACTGGTCCGATTCGGCTCACCGTTTTCTCAAACAGTGCGTGAGCGCCGGTAACATCGAAGCTTGCTACACTCTCGGGATG ATCCGATTTTACAGTTTGCAAAACCGAGGGAGTGGAGCTTCACTCATGGCGAAAGCCGCGATGAGATCTCATGCGCCGGCGCTGTACTCGCTCGCCGTGGTTCAGTTCAACGGCAGCGGGGGCTCCAAGAAGGAGAAGGACCTGCGAGCCGGCGTAGCTCTTTGCGCTCGAGCCGCCTCGCTCGGCCACGTAGACGCGCTTCGAGAACTTGGCCATTGCCTCCAGGACGGTTACGGAGTCAAGCAAAACGTCGCCGAGGGACGCCGCTTGCTAGTCCAGGCCAACGCGCGGGAGCTCGCGTCCGTTTTACGCTCCGCCACGTGGCGGTCCCACCACTACCAGCACTTGTACGCGTGCCTCACGGGGCTGGTCAGCTGCCCGCTGCTGAGTGACTTCGGTTGTAACGTTCCGGCCCCGGAGCTCCACCCGGCGAACCGGTTTTTGAAAGAGTGGTTCGGGTCGGGTCGGGCAATATCGGGACAAGGGATGAGACTGTGCTCGCACGTGGGGTGCGGGAGGCCCGAGACGAGGCCGCACGAGTTTAGGAGGTGCTCGGTTTGTGGTACGGTGAATTATTGCTCACGTGGGTGTCAAGCGCTTGATTGGAAGCTGAGGCACAAAGTCAAATGTAAGCCGATCGAACGGTGGCTGGGTGTTGATGGTGAGTTAGGGGGACTGGTGGAGGGTGGAGATGGTGAGAATGTGGCCGTTGGATAa
- the LOC18776092 gene encoding protein indeterminate-domain 14 yields MEGDDQKELQLLPSPHLMTSSSSQRTSRPSDSSIRYHRSSKAAVQDALLEGPNSLDLQLSISVRPIRAASSSDHCVVSKPVCDFDVLKPKTAGCVEALKWQAAEQIRLAAMEKAYAERVRELTRREMELAQSEFTRARHMWERAREEVEKAERMKEKAMLQMDSTCMEITCQSCRQRFRP; encoded by the coding sequence atggaAGGAGATGATCAAAAGGAGTTGCAGCTGCTTCCTTCTCCTCACCTGATGACCTCTTCTTCATCACAGAGGACATCTCGACCGTCGGATTCATCGATAAGGTATCACCGGTCATCGAAGGCAGCGGTGCAGGATGCATTATTGGAAGGGCCTAATTCCCTTGACCTGCAACTGTCAATCAGTGTGAGGCCAATAAGGGCAGCTTCTTCCTCAGATCATTGTGTTGTGTCAAAACCAGTCTGTGATTTTGATGTCTTGAAGCCCAAGACAGCTGGTTGTGTGGAGGCCTTGAAATGGCAAGCAGCTGAGCAAATCAGATTGGCTGCAATGGAAAAGGCCTATGCAGAGAGAGTGAGGGAGCTGACAAGGAGAGAGATGGAATTGGCTCAGTCAGAGTTCACACGTGCAAGGCACATGTGGGAGAGGGCTAGAGAAGAAGTGGAGAAAGCTGAGAGAATGAAGGAGAAGGCAATGCTTCAGATGGACTCTACGTGCATGGAGATCACTTGCCAATCTTGCAGACAAAGGTTTAGGCCTTGA
- the LOC18775886 gene encoding TITAN-like protein isoform X3 — protein sequence MPEKNKKKRYEFEYCVVCKLNHNQGPSHKYIPGHTKSLSTFLSRFQDKLSDVRFFLQNPTPFRPELASRNRLWCVFCDTDIDELDSSFACSNAINHLASAEHLKNLKHFLWKYGGGMDRLDTFRISEDDLAMWEKKCKSLKNEAVPCGEKSRGPTFGPSNDIHNELKYGIIDTFENNSNSSFSNGVMPLLFHTNEHQVSHSGPPQVTNVGCFPQDVATSSLHGETCSVSSSTQHSFISNGRKCSADGYFSNERMSEVYQHERMTKGLSSSPGFQNLTQISSTCSKEASGNVHSGAPPPWLEADEEIQFTVPPKPASGTRISLSNKSRKSKKLNPKRVGAAWAERRKREMEMEKRGEIVKSDCDANWLPNFGRVWQSGSRKESRKEFELEKQKLPKVESEFEMPIKIQPYVSKRMRTNESE from the exons ATGCCggagaagaataagaagaagaggTACGAATTCGAGTACTGCGTGGTTTGCAAGCTGAATCACAACCAAGGCCCGAGCCACAAGTACATACCGGGCCATACCAAGTCCCTCTCTACCTTCCTCTCTCGGTTCCAGGACAAGCTCTCCGACGTCCGCTTCTTTCTCCAAAACCCTACCCCTTTCCGCCCCGAACTCGCCTCTCGCAATCGCCTGTGGTGCGTCTTCTGCGACACCGACATTGACGAGCTAGATAGCTCCTTCGCTTG TAGTAATGCAATTAATCACCTTGCAAGTgctgaacatctgaagaatttGAAGCATTTTTTGTGGAAATATGGCGGAGGAATGGATCGACTTGATACATTTAGAATATCGGAAGATGACCTTGCTATG TGGGAGAAGAAGTGCAAATCATTGAAGAATGAAGCTGTGCCCTGCGGGGAAAAATCTCGAGGACCAACGTTTGGACCTTCAAATGATATCCATAATGAACTGAAATATGGAATTATagatacttttgaaaataatagtAATTCAAGTTTTTCAAATGGTGTTATGCCTTTACTATTTCATACAAATGAGCATCAGGTATCCCATTCAGGACCCCCTCAAGTTACAAATGTTGGCTGCTTTCCTCAAGACGTGGCTACCTCTTCTTTACACGGGGAAACATGTTCTG TTAGCAGCAGTACCCAACATTCTTTTATTTCTAATGGTAGAAAGTGCTCAGCTGATGGTTATTTCAGTAATGAAAGG ATGAGCGAGGTGTATCAGCATGAAAGAATGACAAAAGGACTGAGCAGTTCTCCGG GTTTTCAGAATCTCACACAAATATCTTCCACGTGTTCTAAAGAGGCTAGTGGAAATGTGCATTCTGGGGCACCTCCTCCTTGGCTTGAAGCAGATGAAGAAATTCAGTTTACTGTTCCACCGAAACCAGCTTCAGGTACCCGTATCTCTCTGTCAAATAAGTCGAGGAagtccaagaaattgaacCCAAAACGAGTGGGAGCAGCTTGggcagaaagaagaaagagggagatggagatggagaaAAGAGGGGAGATTGTCAAGAGTGACTGTGATGCTAATTGGCTCCCTAATTTTGGTAGAGTGTGGCAATCTGGTAGCCGAAAAGAGTCCAGAAAAGAATTTGAGTTggagaaacaaaaattaccTAAGGTTGAAAGTGAATTTGAGATGCCAATTAAGATACAGCCTTACGTCAGCAAACGGATG CGAACAAATGAGAGTGAATGA
- the LOC18776987 gene encoding deoxycytidylate deaminase isoform X2, translating into MNSRELALVSTATVFGALASALACRFLLSNPKKQSTKLDSSENGPVPRKYSSQSPFDPSKRKGYLSWDDYFMAIAFLSAERSKDPNRQVGACLVSENGVILGIGYNGFPRGCSDDKLPWAKKSRTGDPLETKYPYVCHAEVNAILNTNHASPAGQRLYVTMFPCNECAKIIIQSGVSEVIYFVEKQLNNPDVAYIASHKLLSLAGVKVRKHQPRMNQILINFEEP; encoded by the exons ATGAACTCTCGCGAGCTCGCTCTGGTCTCCACGGCCACTGTTTTCGGGGCCTTGGCCTCTGCGCTCGCTTGCCGCTTCTTACTTTCAAACCCTAAAAAGCAGTCTACCAAGCTTGATTCGTCTGAAAACGGCCCCGTCCCCAGGAAATACTCTTCTCAGAGCCCATTTGACCCCTCAAAACGCAAAGG ATATTTGTCATGGGATGATTATTTCATGGCAATTGCATTTTTATCAGCTGAAAGATCCAAAGACCCTAACAGGCAG GTTGGAGCATGCTTGGTGAGTGAAAATGGGGTAATTCTAG GAATTGGGTATAATGGGTTCCCAAGAGGTTGTTCGGATGACAAGCTTCCTTGGGCAAAG AAATCCAGAACTGGGGATCCTTTGGAGACAAAGTATCC TTATGTTTGTCATGCTGAAGTCAATGCTATCCTAAACACCAACCATGCTTCTCCTGCTGGACAG AGGCTTTATGTGACCATGTTCCCCTGCAACGAGTGTGCCAAAATAATCATTCAG TCAGGAGTCTCTGaagttatatattttgtgGAAAAGCAGTTAAATAATCCAGATGTTGCCTACATTGCTTCTCACAAACTACTTTCATTGGCTGGTGTGAAA GTCAGGAAACATCAACCACGCATGAACCAAATTTTGATCAATTTTGAGGAGCCCTAG